AGCTTCTTTATTAAATACAATAAAAAGCCATTGCGCAACAATAACAAAAACTTTAATTAATCAATATTTCATAAATTTAGATAAAACCGAGCAATCAATATTAAGCGAAACCTTCTATAGTTTAATTTCAACTTCATGTCAGGAAACCAATGAAAAAGAATATAAAGTTCCTTTTACTGCCTATGAAAGTGCTTTATCAGAATTCGCTGAAAAATTAAATGCTAATATCGAAACTGAAATAACTGAGTTAACTGATTTGATTAATCAGGGAATTAACAAATCAAATATAAAATTATTTTCTGAAATGGATATTCCCTCTCTGGAAAATATCAAAGGCCAATATACTAATTGGTTAGATCAAATAAAAAAACAGAACCAATTTCAAATAAATCCCTAGTAGTAAGCTAGGGATTTCAAATCATCTGCAACTTGTCTTAATGATTGCTGACGATGCGATTCGTATGGAATTTGTTGTTCTTCGAGCTCAGCAATTGTCTTACCATATCTATCAAGAATGTAAATTCGGTAATACGGAAAGCCATAACGTGATTTACCGCGCGGCTCCATTGAAATCAAGCCCATGGATTGGCCTTCATAAATCTTTACTTTGCCATTAGGCCATGCAAGTACCATGCAAGAAACAAATTGCGCTTGTCTTTTGTCTATCGGAATGTTTTGCATTTTATCCAAAATAAACTGCATCTTTTCTTCATTTGTTTTATTAGGCCCTGCATAACGTGCAGAATAAATGCCCGGCTCTCCATTGAGCGCGTCAATTTGCAAACCAGAATCATCTGCCAAGGTAAGTAAACTAGACATTTGCGCGTATATTTGTGCTTTTAAAAGGGCATTTTCAACAAATGTTTTACCTGTTTCTTCAACATCATAAGTAATACCAATATCTGATAATGAAATCAGCTCATAGGGGATATCGCGAAGATAATCACGAATTTGTTCGAATTTTGCTTGATTATGAGTAGCAATCAATAATTTATTTTTCATTTCCATAAAATTCTCATATAAAAACATGATTCAGTATAACTTTAAATTATCACAAAAAAACAAAAATGACCTTTTTGCAACTATTTTTTACTTTACTAACACTTAAGATATACTAAAAAGAGAGCATAAAAAAGCGCTATTCTTTACAATAGCTCTCCATTGTTTTAGCTTAAAACTATAAAGATTGTTTTTTTCACAAGGATCGATATGATCAATATTGCTGATTCACAGATTAAAGAATCAAAAAATTCTCACGGAAAAGTTTTACGTGTTACGAACACCATTATTGATGTTCAGTTCCCTCAGGAAAGTACTCCTAGCATTCAAAATGAACTTAAAATTGTTTTCCCTATCAATAAAAAAAAGCGTATTGCAAGCGTTGAAGTAGCACAACAACTTGGAGATGGCATTGTGCGCTGTATTGCAATCGAAAATATTGAAGGTATCTATCGCGGCTTAGAAGTTATCGATACTGGCGGTCCTATAAAAGTACCAGTCGGCCCTGAAGTACTTGGTCGAATTTTTAATGTATTGGGAGAACCAATAGATAATAAAGGACCCGTGGATACTAAAGAACATTGGCCTATTTACCGTGAAACACCACCACTTATTGAACAAAAAATTGCTCATGAAATTCAAGAAACTGGTATTAAAATTATTGACTTAATTTCCCCATATATGAAGGGCTCAAAAATTGGTTTATTCGGTGGGGCTGGCGTTGGCAAAACTACCATAGTAATGGAACTTATTCGTAACATTGCTATCGAACACGGTGGGGTTTCAATTTTTACTGGAATTGGTGAGCGTACTCGAGAAGGTAATGAATTATGGCTTGAAATGAAAGAATCGGGCGTAATTGATAAAACAGCACTTGTTTTTGGCCAAATGAGTGAATTACCTGGTGCACGTTTTCGTGTAGGCCTTGCTGGATTAACAATGGCTGAATATTTTAGAGATCGTGAAAAAAAAGATGTACTTTTCTTTGTTGATAATATTTTTAGGTTAGTGCAAGCAGGTGCTGAAGTGTCTGCACTACTTGGCAGACTGCCATCAGCAGTTGGTTATCAACCAACATTAGCATCAGAAATGGGTGCTTTTCAAGAACGAATAACAAATACTATAAATGGTGCTATTACCTCAATACAAGCGGTATATGTTCCAGCTGATGATATTACTGATCCAGCACCGGCAACTACTTTTATGCATTTAGATGCAAGTACAGTTCTTTCCCGTAAACTGGTAGAACTAGGATTATATCCTGCTATTGATCCGCTTCAATCTAACTCTAAAGCACTTGATCCGTTAATAGTCGGGCAAAAACATTACCGTGTAGCACGAGAAGTTCAACAAATTTTGCAACGTTATAAAGACTTACAAGATATCATTGCTATTTTAGGAATGGATGAGCTTTCTGAGGAAGATAAAAAAATTGTTAGTCGAGCTAAAAAAATTCAAAAGTTCTTAACGCAGCCATTATTTGTTGCTGAAGCATTTACCAGCATTCCTGGTCAATATGTACCGCTTGAAACCACCATAAATGATTTTGAAAAAATAATTGATGGCCAATATGATAATTTACCGGAACAAGCTTTTTATATGGTTGGTACACTCAAACAAGTGGAAGAAAAAGCACAACAATTAACGGTTGAATAATGAATCTTACTATAATTAGTCCGCGTGAAAAAAAAACATATACCATTGCTTGGATTGAAGTTGAAACAGCGATAGGTAATTTTGTTATTCAACAA
The genomic region above belongs to Candidatus Babeliales bacterium and contains:
- the rdgB gene encoding RdgB/HAM1 family non-canonical purine NTP pyrophosphatase; translated protein: MEMKNKLLIATHNQAKFEQIRDYLRDIPYELISLSDIGITYDVEETGKTFVENALLKAQIYAQMSSLLTLADDSGLQIDALNGEPGIYSARYAGPNKTNEEKMQFILDKMQNIPIDKRQAQFVSCMVLAWPNGKVKIYEGQSMGLISMEPRGKSRYGFPYYRIYILDRYGKTIAELEEQQIPYESHRQQSLRQVADDLKSLAYY
- the atpD gene encoding F0F1 ATP synthase subunit beta → MINIADSQIKESKNSHGKVLRVTNTIIDVQFPQESTPSIQNELKIVFPINKKKRIASVEVAQQLGDGIVRCIAIENIEGIYRGLEVIDTGGPIKVPVGPEVLGRIFNVLGEPIDNKGPVDTKEHWPIYRETPPLIEQKIAHEIQETGIKIIDLISPYMKGSKIGLFGGAGVGKTTIVMELIRNIAIEHGGVSIFTGIGERTREGNELWLEMKESGVIDKTALVFGQMSELPGARFRVGLAGLTMAEYFRDREKKDVLFFVDNIFRLVQAGAEVSALLGRLPSAVGYQPTLASEMGAFQERITNTINGAITSIQAVYVPADDITDPAPATTFMHLDASTVLSRKLVELGLYPAIDPLQSNSKALDPLIVGQKHYRVAREVQQILQRYKDLQDIIAILGMDELSEEDKKIVSRAKKIQKFLTQPLFVAEAFTSIPGQYVPLETTINDFEKIIDGQYDNLPEQAFYMVGTLKQVEEKAQQLTVE